In Streptomyces sp. NBC_00414, a single window of DNA contains:
- a CDS encoding ABC transporter permease, with amino-acid sequence MRATLRWAHADLRSHRGEALFIVLATAGIVASLLLATALFGYATNPWQRVFTQSQGAHVWIHTGPSADAGRLTELDGVASVAGPYPTAATTVASRGTRASVELRGTVDRPATGRPLLASGRWLDSRVPDGVVLESGLARALWAEPGDTLTVPGTTGKADNKTGKAGDNAGRAATGSRTLTVLGIADSAEPRYSPGERPGLVWALPDAVRHTDARGGQVAGLRLTDPGDTDYAVQRAVTLLGAKAVTDVSSWQQARAEAQGGNRLLGQVLGLFGLAALLAAALAVHGAIGTRIRGHLRDISVLKAIGFTPGQVVRIFLLQHVAFALLGAVLAATLTQALGSRTPGRLGDAVGVWQGLPGHTAALLGIPAAAVLFIAATTGLAAWRAGQVPPVPGLRAAAPLGGRLSGLSRGALGLRLPSALVLGWHKAFARRPRSLAAVARLALPLLLIVVAMSAWTTIDHFRSSPDRIGLAAALTVRADDSLADPDVRALLARDPQVAAVHPGVEVAALVPGQTGTIALRGLGTREDPYPFTVAEGRPARGPDEAVAGQGLLDLLDVRVGDWVRMTVGAQPQILHIVGRSIEPENGGRVISTSLDTLRENDPGLEAALYQLQLRPGADPRQVGADLTEAAHGNISAHAMPNPADGLSPLRGVVVGLIAVLALIGLIELLTAIGGTVREGERDLLALRAIGLTPREITAITMTATGCTALAAAVVGTALGVPLAHWLIDAQGRSSGIGAGIAQGPSPVLLALFATAAVLGAAALAALPASRSARRRLADTLSAVA; translated from the coding sequence GTGCGGGCCACCCTGCGCTGGGCGCACGCCGATCTTCGCTCGCATCGTGGCGAGGCACTGTTCATCGTGCTCGCCACCGCCGGGATCGTCGCCTCGCTGCTGCTGGCCACGGCGCTCTTCGGGTACGCGACCAACCCCTGGCAGCGCGTCTTCACCCAGTCGCAGGGGGCGCACGTGTGGATCCACACCGGCCCGTCGGCCGACGCGGGCAGACTGACCGAGCTGGACGGGGTCGCGTCCGTCGCCGGTCCGTATCCCACCGCCGCCACGACGGTCGCCTCGCGCGGCACCCGCGCCTCCGTCGAACTGCGCGGCACCGTCGACCGGCCCGCGACCGGCCGTCCGCTGCTCGCCTCCGGCCGCTGGCTCGACTCCCGCGTCCCGGACGGGGTGGTGCTGGAGAGCGGTCTCGCCCGGGCGCTGTGGGCCGAGCCCGGGGACACCCTCACCGTGCCGGGCACCACCGGGAAGGCCGATAACAAGACCGGGAAGGCCGGAGACAACGCCGGAAGGGCGGCGACGGGATCCAGGACCCTGACCGTCCTCGGCATCGCGGACAGCGCCGAACCCCGCTACAGCCCCGGCGAACGGCCGGGCCTCGTATGGGCGCTGCCCGACGCCGTGCGGCACACCGACGCGCGCGGCGGCCAGGTCGCCGGACTGCGGCTGACCGACCCCGGCGACACGGACTACGCCGTCCAGCGCGCCGTCACCCTCCTCGGCGCCAAGGCGGTCACCGACGTCTCCAGCTGGCAGCAGGCCCGGGCCGAGGCCCAGGGCGGCAACCGGCTGCTCGGCCAGGTGCTCGGCCTGTTCGGTCTGGCGGCCCTGCTGGCCGCCGCGCTCGCCGTGCACGGCGCGATCGGTACCCGTATCCGCGGCCATCTGCGGGACATCTCCGTGCTGAAGGCGATCGGTTTCACCCCGGGCCAGGTGGTGCGGATCTTCCTGCTCCAGCACGTGGCGTTCGCGCTCCTCGGCGCCGTGCTCGCCGCGACCCTCACCCAGGCCCTGGGCAGCCGGACACCGGGGCGTCTCGGGGACGCGGTCGGCGTGTGGCAGGGGCTTCCGGGGCATACGGCGGCACTCCTCGGGATACCCGCGGCCGCGGTGCTGTTCATCGCCGCGACCACCGGACTCGCGGCCTGGCGCGCCGGCCAGGTGCCTCCGGTGCCGGGGCTGCGGGCCGCGGCACCGCTGGGCGGCCGGCTGTCCGGCCTGTCCCGCGGGGCGCTCGGACTGCGGCTGCCGTCGGCGCTGGTCCTGGGCTGGCACAAGGCGTTCGCCCGCCGGCCGCGCTCACTGGCCGCGGTGGCCCGGCTGGCACTGCCGCTGCTGCTGATCGTCGTGGCCATGAGCGCCTGGACCACCATCGACCACTTCCGGAGCAGCCCGGACCGGATCGGCCTCGCGGCCGCCCTCACCGTCCGGGCGGACGACTCCCTGGCCGACCCGGACGTACGGGCCCTGCTGGCCCGCGATCCACAGGTCGCCGCCGTGCATCCGGGCGTCGAGGTGGCCGCGCTGGTCCCGGGCCAGACGGGCACGATCGCGTTGCGTGGGCTCGGCACCCGCGAGGATCCCTACCCGTTCACGGTGGCCGAGGGCCGTCCCGCGCGGGGGCCCGACGAGGCGGTGGCCGGTCAGGGGCTGCTCGACCTGCTGGACGTGCGGGTCGGGGACTGGGTGCGGATGACGGTCGGCGCGCAGCCGCAGATCCTGCACATCGTCGGCCGCAGCATCGAGCCGGAGAACGGCGGCCGGGTCATCTCCACCTCGCTCGACACCCTCCGGGAGAACGACCCTGGGCTCGAAGCGGCGCTCTACCAGCTCCAGCTGCGTCCCGGCGCCGACCCCCGGCAGGTGGGCGCCGACCTGACGGAGGCCGCGCACGGGAACATCAGCGCGCACGCCATGCCGAACCCGGCCGACGGGCTCTCGCCGCTGCGCGGGGTCGTCGTCGGGCTCATCGCCGTGCTGGCCCTGATCGGCCTCATCGAGCTGCTCACCGCGATCGGCGGGACCGTGCGCGAGGGCGAGCGGGATCTGCTGGCGCTGAGGGCGATCGGGCTGACCCCGCGGGAGATCACCGCGATCACGATGACGGCCACCGGGTGCACGGCACTGGCCGCGGCCGTCGTCGGCACGGCCCTGGGGGTGCCGCTCGCGCACTGGCTGATCGACGCCCAGGGCAGGTCGAGCGGCATCGGCGCCGGGATCGCCCAAGGCCCGTCCCCCGTGCTCCTGGCGCTCTTCGCGACGGCCGCCGTGCTCGGCGCCGCCGCGCTCGCCGCCCTGCCCGCGTCCCGGTCGGCCCGCCGCCGACTCGCGGACACACTGAGCGCGGTGGCCTGA
- a CDS encoding ABC transporter permease subunit: MTATYSKDLKDPKEAGPPPAAQADRERRRRARRRARIIAVAFVLPALLLLGALVVYPVLFSVGRSFFDASGDRFVGGDNYTEMFQDPATLKAVRNTAIWVVIAPTLLTGLGLVLAVLVEKVRWATAFKLLLFMPMAVSFLAAGIIFRLAYDEDPEKGVLNAAVVSVHDAFKDASSYPTARARDGQGLTKAADGSYGTTAAVSPGDTVGLGLVGVRADDLPADARPALPAATRKASAGELRGVVYLDFTRGGGGKQGKVDKAESGLPGLGVEAVRDGRTVASATTAGDGSFRFEGLDPGSYTVRLPGSNFAPPYEGISWLGPALVTPAIIGAYLWIWTGFAMVLIGAGLAALPRDALEAARMDGANEWQIFRRITVPLLGPVLTVVFVTLVINVMKVFDLVYIIAPGPVQEDATVLATQMWLVSFGGGNNQGLGSALGVLLLLLVIPAMVFNVRRFRGSQR; the protein is encoded by the coding sequence GTGACCGCCACGTACTCGAAAGACCTGAAGGATCCGAAAGAGGCGGGTCCGCCGCCCGCCGCGCAGGCCGACCGCGAGCGCAGACGGCGCGCGCGGCGCCGGGCCCGGATCATCGCCGTCGCGTTCGTCCTGCCCGCCCTGCTCCTGCTCGGCGCCCTCGTCGTCTACCCCGTGCTGTTCTCCGTGGGCCGCAGCTTCTTCGACGCCTCCGGAGACCGGTTCGTGGGCGGCGACAACTACACCGAGATGTTCCAGGACCCCGCCACCCTCAAGGCCGTCCGGAACACGGCCATCTGGGTCGTCATCGCGCCCACCCTGCTCACCGGCCTCGGCCTCGTCCTCGCCGTCCTGGTCGAAAAGGTGCGCTGGGCGACGGCGTTCAAGCTCCTGCTCTTCATGCCGATGGCCGTGTCCTTCCTCGCCGCGGGCATCATCTTCCGCCTCGCGTACGACGAGGACCCCGAGAAGGGCGTCCTGAACGCCGCCGTCGTCTCGGTGCACGACGCCTTCAAGGACGCGTCGTCCTACCCGACCGCCCGGGCCCGCGACGGCCAGGGCCTGACGAAGGCCGCCGACGGCTCGTACGGTACGACCGCCGCCGTGTCCCCCGGTGACACGGTCGGGCTCGGCCTGGTCGGCGTACGCGCCGACGACCTTCCGGCGGACGCGCGGCCCGCGCTCCCGGCGGCGACACGCAAAGCGTCCGCCGGCGAACTGCGCGGGGTCGTCTACCTGGACTTCACCCGCGGCGGGGGAGGGAAGCAGGGGAAGGTCGACAAGGCCGAGAGCGGACTGCCGGGGCTGGGCGTCGAGGCGGTGCGCGACGGCAGGACGGTCGCGAGCGCCACCACCGCGGGCGACGGCTCCTTCCGCTTCGAGGGCCTCGACCCGGGCTCGTACACCGTGCGGCTGCCCGGCTCGAACTTCGCGCCGCCCTACGAGGGGATCTCCTGGCTGGGACCCGCGCTCGTCACCCCCGCCATCATCGGCGCGTACCTGTGGATCTGGACCGGCTTCGCCATGGTGCTGATCGGGGCCGGGCTCGCCGCCCTGCCGCGTGACGCGCTGGAGGCGGCCCGGATGGACGGCGCGAACGAGTGGCAGATCTTCCGGCGGATCACCGTGCCGCTGCTCGGGCCCGTCCTCACCGTGGTCTTCGTGACCCTGGTGATCAACGTGATGAAGGTCTTCGACCTCGTCTACATCATCGCGCCGGGACCGGTGCAGGAGGACGCCACCGTGCTCGCCACCCAGATGTGGCTGGTGTCGTTCGGCGGCGGCAACAACCAGGGCCTGGGCAGTGCGCTCGGGGTGCTGCTGCTGCTCCTGGTGATCCCCGCCATGGTCTTCAACGTCCGCCGCTTCCGAGGGAGTCAACGATGA
- a CDS encoding glycoside hydrolase family 13 protein: protein MHRWWRDAVIYQVYVRSFLDSTGDGIGDLAGVRAGLPYLKKLGVDGVWLSPFYPSPQQDHGYDVADYCDVDPLFGDLGEFDLLMTDARRLGIKVLLDIVPNHCSSEHPWFRQALAEAPGGEARARFHFADGRGPDGAEPPNNWYAMFGGPAWSRVTEPDGTPGQWYLHMFTPEQPDLNWRNPEVGAHFDHVLRFWLDRGVDGFRVDVAAGLYKHPDLPDSPDPMADARTRDSVNPLAWNQPEVHDVWRHWRSVCEEYTVRDGQERLLVGEVSVRTAREHARYVRHDELHQAFFFDLLSAPWNADAFRKVISDAMQDIAGTGSTVTWVLNNHDQVRSVTRYGELGTEGSGLGAHRARAAALLMLALPGAAYIYQGEELGLPEVVDLPDDVLTDPIFRRTGSRARIRDGCRVPLPWSGHASPFGFTTGTESVKPWLPQPAYFAEYATDRALADTRSFWHLYRDGLQLRAGLPQLGEGPLRWLQTPPGVLGFVRGDGLVCAVNFGTAPTPAPVSGTPLLSSGPCAPGVLPGSTAAWWISDCTNP from the coding sequence ATGCACCGCTGGTGGCGCGACGCAGTGATCTACCAGGTCTATGTCCGCAGCTTCCTGGACAGCACCGGGGACGGCATCGGCGATCTCGCCGGAGTACGCGCCGGACTGCCGTACCTGAAGAAGCTCGGGGTCGACGGGGTCTGGCTGAGCCCCTTCTACCCCTCGCCCCAGCAGGACCACGGCTACGACGTGGCCGACTACTGCGACGTCGACCCGCTCTTCGGTGACCTCGGCGAGTTCGACCTGCTGATGACGGACGCCCGCCGGCTCGGCATCAAGGTGCTCCTCGACATAGTCCCCAACCACTGCTCCAGCGAGCACCCCTGGTTCCGGCAGGCGCTGGCCGAGGCACCGGGCGGCGAGGCCCGCGCCCGCTTCCACTTCGCCGACGGCCGGGGCCCGGACGGGGCGGAGCCGCCCAACAACTGGTACGCCATGTTCGGCGGCCCCGCCTGGAGCCGGGTCACCGAGCCGGACGGCACGCCCGGCCAGTGGTACCTGCACATGTTCACGCCCGAGCAGCCCGACCTGAACTGGCGCAACCCCGAGGTCGGCGCCCACTTCGACCACGTACTGCGCTTCTGGCTCGACCGGGGCGTGGACGGCTTCCGCGTCGACGTCGCCGCCGGCCTCTACAAGCACCCCGACCTGCCCGACTCGCCCGACCCCATGGCCGACGCCCGCACCCGGGACTCGGTCAACCCGCTCGCCTGGAACCAGCCCGAGGTGCACGACGTCTGGCGGCACTGGCGGTCGGTGTGCGAGGAGTACACCGTCCGCGACGGCCAGGAGCGACTGCTCGTCGGCGAGGTCTCCGTACGTACCGCCCGCGAACACGCCCGGTACGTACGCCACGACGAGCTGCACCAGGCCTTCTTCTTCGACCTGCTCAGCGCGCCCTGGAACGCCGACGCCTTCCGCAAGGTCATCTCCGACGCTATGCAGGACATCGCGGGCACCGGCTCCACGGTCACCTGGGTCCTCAACAACCACGACCAGGTCCGCTCGGTCACCCGCTACGGCGAACTGGGCACCGAGGGCAGCGGCCTGGGCGCGCACCGCGCCCGCGCCGCCGCGCTGCTGATGCTGGCGCTGCCCGGCGCCGCGTACATCTACCAGGGCGAGGAACTGGGGCTGCCCGAGGTCGTCGATCTGCCGGACGACGTGCTCACCGATCCGATCTTCCGCCGCACCGGCAGCCGGGCCCGGATCCGCGACGGCTGCCGGGTGCCGCTGCCGTGGTCGGGGCACGCCTCACCGTTCGGCTTCACCACCGGCACCGAGAGCGTCAAACCGTGGCTGCCACAGCCCGCCTACTTCGCCGAGTACGCCACAGACCGCGCCCTCGCCGACACCCGCTCCTTCTGGCACCTCTACCGTGACGGCCTCCAACTGCGGGCCGGGCTGCCCCAGTTGGGTGAAGGCCCGCTGCGCTGGCTGCAGACCCCGCCCGGTGTCCTCGGCTTCGTCCGCGGCGACGGCCTGGTCTGCGCCGTCAACTTCGGTACGGCGCCGACGCCCGCGCCGGTCTCCGGCACCCCCCTGCTGTCCAGCGGCCCCTGCGCGCCCGGCGTCCTGCCCGGCTCGACGGCCGCCTGGTGGATCAGCGACTGCACCAACCCCTGA
- a CDS encoding ABC transporter substrate-binding protein, translated as MRWMHAAGRGLLVAAVVLAGYVTSGTQGDGARGGGRGPLTLATAGDLTGYLGPLLDGWNRTHPGEKVTLVELPDSADETRAQMTTDLRGDGRSRFDVLNIDVAWTSEFAAAGWISPLPADRFPLDGFLPPVVDTATYDGRLYAVPYVTNAGLLLYRKDLLDKEGVAPPRTWAELEKQARTIAPKYGLDGYAGQFLPYEGLTVNAAEAVYSAGGSILGDEGERVTVNSAAAREGIGFLARGVRDGWIPEKALTYKEEESKQAFQDGRLLFLRNWPYAYVGASAKDSPVAGKIGAVPLPGPDGPGASVLGGSNLAVSAHARHPDSAARLITYLTSERTQRQVLTKGALPPVRASLYEDPELIRRFPYLPTLRASVLAAAPRPKSPRYDQVSLAVQAVVHDAMAGHQTPEAAVRRLARELADISRRG; from the coding sequence ATGCGGTGGATGCATGCCGCGGGTAGGGGGCTCCTGGTCGCGGCGGTCGTTCTGGCCGGTTACGTCACGTCCGGCACCCAGGGCGACGGGGCGCGCGGCGGTGGGCGCGGCCCGCTCACGCTCGCCACCGCCGGGGACCTCACCGGCTATCTGGGGCCGCTGCTCGACGGCTGGAACCGCACCCACCCCGGCGAGAAGGTCACCCTCGTCGAACTCCCGGACTCCGCCGACGAGACCCGCGCGCAGATGACCACCGACCTGCGCGGCGACGGCCGCAGCCGCTTCGACGTCCTGAACATCGACGTCGCCTGGACCTCGGAGTTCGCCGCCGCGGGCTGGATCTCCCCGCTGCCCGCGGACCGCTTCCCGCTCGACGGGTTCCTGCCGCCGGTGGTGGACACCGCGACCTACGACGGACGGCTGTACGCCGTCCCCTACGTCACCAACGCGGGGCTGCTCCTCTACCGAAAGGACCTCCTCGACAAGGAGGGCGTCGCTCCGCCGCGCACCTGGGCCGAGCTGGAGAAACAGGCGCGGACCATCGCGCCGAAGTACGGACTCGACGGCTACGCCGGTCAGTTCCTGCCCTACGAGGGGCTCACCGTGAACGCCGCCGAGGCGGTCTACTCGGCGGGCGGCTCCATCCTCGGCGACGAGGGCGAACGTGTCACCGTCAACTCGGCGGCGGCGCGCGAGGGCATCGGTTTCCTGGCCCGCGGCGTACGCGACGGTTGGATCCCGGAGAAGGCGCTGACGTACAAGGAGGAGGAGTCCAAGCAGGCCTTCCAGGACGGCCGTCTCCTCTTCCTGCGCAACTGGCCGTACGCCTATGTCGGGGCCTCCGCCAAGGACTCGCCGGTCGCCGGGAAGATCGGCGCGGTGCCGCTGCCCGGACCCGACGGACCGGGCGCGAGTGTGCTCGGCGGCTCGAACCTCGCGGTCAGCGCCCATGCCCGGCACCCCGATTCCGCCGCCCGGCTCATCACCTACCTCACCAGCGAGCGGACGCAGCGTCAGGTGCTCACCAAGGGTGCGCTGCCGCCGGTGCGGGCCTCGCTGTACGAGGATCCGGAGCTGATCCGGCGGTTCCCCTATCTGCCGACGCTCCGCGCGAGCGTCCTGGCGGCGGCGCCGCGCCCGAAGAGTCCGCGCTACGACCAGGTCAGCCTGGCCGTGCAGGCCGTGGTGCACGACGCGATGGCCGGGCACCAGACGCCCGAGGCCGCGGTGCGCCGCCTCGCACGCGAGTTGGCGGACATCTCCCGCCGGGGCTGA
- a CDS encoding PadR family transcriptional regulator, giving the protein MRLPLLALLARGPAHGYELKQDLEQLLGSAYPQPNVGQIYVTLGRLDKSGLIEGEEVEQSSRPNKKIYHLTDAGREALRAWYEETADEPRVRDEFFMKLALAPRTGLADQIALINKQRREYLNTMRNLSKLAAAESRDNRISQLLIEGAMLHLQADLDWLERCQEELEELE; this is encoded by the coding sequence GTGCGGCTGCCCCTCCTGGCCCTGCTGGCGCGCGGCCCGGCCCACGGCTACGAGCTCAAGCAGGACCTTGAGCAACTGCTGGGGTCCGCGTACCCTCAGCCGAACGTCGGCCAGATCTACGTGACGCTCGGCCGCCTCGACAAGTCGGGACTGATCGAGGGCGAGGAAGTCGAGCAGTCGAGCCGGCCCAACAAGAAGATCTACCACCTCACCGATGCCGGACGTGAAGCACTGCGCGCCTGGTACGAGGAGACGGCGGACGAGCCGCGCGTACGGGACGAGTTCTTCATGAAGCTCGCCCTGGCGCCGCGGACCGGACTGGCCGACCAGATCGCCCTGATCAACAAACAACGGCGCGAGTACCTGAACACCATGCGCAACCTGTCGAAGCTCGCCGCGGCCGAGAGCCGGGACAACCGCATCTCCCAGCTGCTCATCGAGGGCGCCATGCTGCATCTGCAGGCCGACCTCGACTGGCTGGAACGCTGCCAGGAGGAACTGGAGGAGCTGGAATGA
- a CDS encoding ABC transporter substrate-binding protein: MMRRRTTLLASCTALALSLGATACGGGDVSAGGGDKPLSGQTINVAGVWSGSEQKNFQKVLDAFTEKTGAKTQFTSTGDNVSTVVGSKIEGGNAPDVVMVPQVGVLQQFAKEGWLKPLSKTAQKSVDADYADVWKNYGSVDGTLYGLYFKAAHKSTVWYSPDALDEAGVKTPTTYDAMLAAGRTVSESGLAAFSVAGQDGWTLTDWFENVYLSQAGPEKYDALAAHKIKWTDPTVVEALTTLGKLFKDKELIAGGQKGALNTDFPGSVEKVFGPEPAAGMVYEGDFVAGVAKDQFGRKIGEDADFFPFPAVGDGKAPVVSGGDAAVVLKDGKSPKAAMAFLEYLATPEASAVWAEVGGFLSPNKKLDLASYGDDITRETAKSLVGAGDSVRFDMSDQAPAAFGGTKGAGEWKLLQDFLRDPSDPKATAAALEKAAAKAYQD, translated from the coding sequence ATGATGCGACGACGTACGACCCTGCTCGCGAGCTGCACCGCACTCGCCCTGTCCCTCGGTGCCACCGCCTGTGGAGGCGGCGACGTCTCCGCGGGCGGCGGCGACAAGCCGCTCAGCGGCCAGACGATCAACGTGGCCGGGGTCTGGTCCGGCAGTGAGCAGAAGAACTTCCAGAAGGTCCTGGACGCGTTCACCGAGAAGACCGGCGCCAAGACGCAGTTCACCTCCACCGGCGACAACGTCTCCACGGTCGTCGGCAGCAAGATCGAGGGCGGCAACGCCCCCGACGTGGTGATGGTTCCGCAGGTCGGCGTCCTCCAGCAGTTCGCGAAGGAGGGCTGGCTCAAGCCGCTGTCCAAGACCGCCCAGAAGTCGGTCGACGCCGACTACGCGGACGTGTGGAAGAACTACGGCAGTGTCGACGGCACCCTGTACGGCCTCTACTTCAAGGCCGCCCACAAGTCGACGGTCTGGTACAGCCCCGACGCCCTCGACGAGGCGGGCGTCAAGACGCCGACGACGTACGACGCCATGCTGGCGGCCGGACGGACCGTCTCCGAGTCGGGCCTCGCCGCCTTCTCCGTCGCCGGACAGGACGGCTGGACCCTCACCGACTGGTTCGAGAACGTCTACCTCTCGCAGGCCGGCCCCGAGAAGTACGACGCCCTGGCCGCTCACAAGATCAAGTGGACCGACCCGACCGTGGTCGAGGCCCTCACCACCCTCGGCAAGCTCTTCAAGGACAAGGAGCTGATAGCCGGCGGCCAGAAGGGCGCCCTGAACACCGACTTCCCCGGCTCCGTCGAGAAGGTCTTCGGACCCGAGCCCGCCGCGGGGATGGTCTACGAGGGCGACTTCGTGGCCGGTGTCGCCAAGGACCAGTTCGGCAGGAAGATAGGCGAGGACGCGGACTTCTTCCCCTTCCCCGCGGTCGGTGACGGCAAGGCGCCCGTGGTCAGCGGCGGCGACGCGGCGGTCGTCCTGAAGGACGGCAAGAGCCCGAAGGCCGCCATGGCGTTCCTGGAATACCTCGCGACCCCCGAGGCGTCCGCGGTCTGGGCCGAGGTCGGCGGCTTCCTCTCCCCGAACAAGAAGCTCGACCTCGCCTCCTACGGCGACGACATCACCCGCGAGACCGCCAAGTCCCTCGTCGGCGCCGGTGACTCGGTCCGCTTCGACATGTCGGACCAGGCCCCGGCCGCGTTCGGCGGCACCAAGGGCGCCGGCGAGTGGAAGCTCCTCCAGGACTTCCTGCGCGACCCGTCGGACCCGAAGGCGACCGCGGCCGCGCTGGAGAAGGCCGCCGCCAAGGCGTACCAGGACTGA
- a CDS encoding carbohydrate ABC transporter permease has protein sequence MNALRRGLGNSLVQAFLVVIGLVWLTPLAGLFLSSLRSAQDTATGGWWTVLTSPRQLSFDNYSALLGNSGMTQAFWNTVLISVPTTLLVVVIAALAGYAFAWLDFPGRDTVFLLVVALLVVPVQIGLLPVAKLFGQLGLFGTIPGVVLFHVSYGLPFAIFLLRNYFAEMPKEMLEAARMDGGGEWRIFTRLVLPVGRPALASLAIFQFLWVWNDMLVALLFADSSAQPLTVELQSQIRQFGSNIDVLAPGAFLSLVVPVAVFFAFQRHFVQGVMAGSVK, from the coding sequence ATGAACGCGCTCAGGCGGGGGCTCGGCAACAGCCTGGTCCAGGCGTTCCTGGTGGTGATCGGCCTGGTCTGGCTCACCCCGCTCGCCGGGCTGTTCCTGTCGTCGCTGCGGTCCGCGCAGGACACCGCGACGGGAGGCTGGTGGACCGTGCTGACCAGTCCGCGTCAGCTGTCCTTCGACAACTACTCGGCGCTGCTGGGCAATTCGGGGATGACCCAGGCGTTCTGGAACACCGTGCTGATCTCGGTGCCGACGACTCTCCTCGTCGTCGTCATCGCCGCGCTCGCCGGGTACGCCTTCGCGTGGCTGGACTTCCCGGGGCGGGACACCGTCTTCCTGCTCGTGGTCGCGCTCCTGGTGGTGCCCGTGCAGATCGGGCTGCTGCCGGTGGCCAAACTCTTCGGCCAGCTGGGGCTGTTCGGCACGATTCCCGGGGTCGTCCTCTTCCACGTGTCGTACGGGCTGCCGTTCGCGATCTTCCTTCTGCGGAACTACTTCGCGGAGATGCCCAAGGAGATGCTGGAGGCCGCGCGTATGGACGGTGGCGGGGAGTGGCGTATCTTCACTCGGCTCGTGTTGCCGGTGGGGCGGCCGGCGCTTGCGAGTCTCGCCATCTTCCAGTTCCTCTGGGTCTGGAACGACATGCTTGTCGCGCTGCTCTTCGCCGACAGTTCGGCGCAGCCGTTGACTGTTGAACTGCAGTCGCAGATACGGCAGTTCGGGAGCAATATCGATGTGCTCGCGCCGGGGGCGTTCTTGTCCTTGGTGGTGCCGGTGGCGGTGTTCTTCGCTTTCCAGCGGCACTTTGTGCAGGGGGTCATGGCGGGGTCCGTGAAATAG
- a CDS encoding ABC transporter ATP-binding protein: MNRATPRAASRTAPGTTPSPDAEDTPLLRAEGLVKTHYGEGAPAHAVRGVDLSVRQGEFVAVTGPSGAGKSTLLHLLGGLQRPGSGSLWLDGECTDAYGEARWAVERRRRIGIVFQFFNLVSNLSVADNVELPALLAGLSPRQARAERELLLDELGLAGKERSMPGELSGGEQQRVALARALVNHPQLLLADEPAGSLDSRGTREVTRLLTRFHQRGQTIVLVTHDARLASAADRVISFFDGRIADDAVLDTAPARGTGISGVLELRD; encoded by the coding sequence ATGAACCGCGCCACTCCCCGCGCCGCGTCCCGTACCGCTCCCGGCACCACGCCCTCGCCGGACGCCGAGGACACCCCGCTCCTGCGGGCCGAGGGCCTGGTCAAGACCCACTACGGCGAGGGCGCCCCCGCGCACGCCGTACGGGGCGTGGACCTCTCCGTACGGCAGGGCGAGTTCGTGGCCGTCACCGGGCCGTCCGGCGCGGGCAAGTCGACGCTGCTGCATCTGCTCGGCGGGCTCCAGCGGCCGGGTTCCGGCAGCCTGTGGCTGGACGGCGAGTGCACGGACGCGTACGGCGAGGCGCGCTGGGCGGTCGAGCGCCGGCGCCGTATCGGCATCGTCTTCCAGTTCTTCAACCTGGTCTCGAACCTGTCGGTCGCCGACAACGTCGAGCTGCCCGCCCTGCTCGCCGGCCTCTCCCCCAGGCAGGCGCGCGCCGAGCGTGAGCTGCTCCTCGACGAGCTGGGCCTCGCGGGCAAGGAGCGCAGCATGCCGGGCGAGCTGTCCGGCGGCGAGCAGCAGCGTGTCGCGCTGGCCCGCGCCCTGGTCAACCACCCGCAGCTGCTGCTGGCCGACGAGCCCGCGGGCAGCCTCGACAGCAGGGGCACCCGCGAGGTGACCCGGCTGCTGACCCGGTTCCACCAGCGCGGGCAGACGATCGTGCTGGTCACGCACGACGCACGGCTGGCGAGCGCCGCGGACCGGGTGATCAGCTTCTTCGACGGCCGGATCGCCGACGACGCGGTCCTCGACACCGCGCCCGCCCGCGGCACGGGCATATCCGGCGTGCTGGAACTGAGGGACTGA